Proteins from a genomic interval of Quercus robur chromosome 9, dhQueRobu3.1, whole genome shotgun sequence:
- the LOC126699054 gene encoding uncharacterized mitochondrial protein AtMg00820-like, with product MKEELDALSKNHTWDLVTLPPGKSVVGCKWIYKIKTRSDGSIERYKARLVAKGFTQEYGIDYEETFASVARISSVRALLAVAAARKWDLFQMDVKNAFLNGDLHEEVYMQPPPGLSVDSNKWHSRTQGFSQSAI from the exons atgaaagaggaacttgatgcattatctaaaaaccatacttgggatttggtgacactccctcccgggaaatctgtggttggttgtaagtggatctacaagattaagactcgctctgatgggtcgattgagcgctacaaagctcgtcttgttgcaaaaggttttacacaggagtatgggattgattatgaagagacctttgcttcggttgctcgtatctcatctgtccgtgccctcttagctgttgctgctgcccgtaaatgggatctttttcagatggatgtcaaaaatgcattccttaatggggatttacatgaagaagtttatatgcaacctcctcctggtctctctgttgactcaaacaag tggcattcaagaactcaaggattttctcagtcagcaatttga